In Deltaproteobacteria bacterium, the DNA window CCTCAACATAGTGAGGGATACTTTGGAGGAAGGTGGACAGTCTAATCTGGTTTTTTTGTCTCCAGACGGACTATTCCGATCTTATTGAATATCGTTTAAAACAAAGTATGCTGGTAAAAATTGCCAGATGCTTTGTTACAGGAAGAAAGACATTTTAGACAAGTACGCTTAAACCGGATGAACCAAAAAGTGATAGAGCGTTTTTCAAATATTACTCAACAGGCCACTTTGGAACGGCATTATCGCTTTTCTCCATCAATTCTATGGTCTTTTGCAGGGCAACCACCACTTGCTGATAATGGGTGAGGTCGTCATGGGATAGCTGCCGCCCTTGCCGGTCCTTGAGCCATTTATCAAGCACCTGGTAACCGCCGATGTAAAATTCCCAAACATCCGGTGATATGCCTTCGAAAAATTGGCTTTTGTTGATGTTGACCCGCCCCGGTTGGTCATTTTGGGGTGGAACGTACTTTGGGTCAATTGCATGTATCGATAGACATAAAAAAGGTCAGCCCCAACCGGCTGACCTTCCGATACCTGTTGTATGCCATCTAAGAAATGACATTATTCTCCCTGATATTCTACAATAGGGAGGAATATCCCCCCGACCTCATTTTATAACGGGATATCGACAGCACACCTTTACTTTTTCCCTATTTCTTTTTGTGCCGGTTAGATTTCAAACGCTTCTTGTACTTATGTTTACTTATTTTCTTCCTTCGCTTTTTTACAACACTTCCCATTACACACCTCAAATAGTATCAGATGAATCTATTACCTCACTCAATTTGTGACGCTTTTCTGTCATGCTTTCTCCACAAAATCGCCGTATCTTATACGATTGGATTATTCATGTCAATGGAGATGAGACAAATATTTCTTCATTTATTTACGGTCAAACAACTAAAAAAGGGATTAACCTCACAAGCGGCCAACCCCCTTGATTTTCATGGTGGGTCAGGGCAGAATTGAACTGCCGACACCTGGATTTTCAGTCCAGTGCTCTACCGACTGAGCTACCGACCCTTCCGTTATATTTATGTGGATGTCTCGTCTATAAAATATCCCCTTCTTTGTCAAGGCATTTTTCTTCATGTATTACTTCTTTGGGCGAAGATGACAATCCATCGACGGTATTTTTTACACGGATAACAACTGTCCCTGCGATCTTATCATGCCAGCCCTGCTTTTTCCCGTCAAATGCAATCCAGACAAAACCGAGGCAGAAAACTATTGCCGAGATACTATATCCTACCCATCTGAGAAATCCGATTCCGAGGGTCATTTGTTCCCCTGTTGATTGAATCACCCGAATACCAAAAATCATCTTCCCGAATGTCTGTCCTATGGTACCGTGAAAATAGGTAAAATAAAGCATACTTATAAAAGCAGTTATAAGGAGATAGATAAACACGAAGGAAATGGCTGCTTCCGCAACTCTTTCCGGCACGATATCACTGTAGTGAGAAAGAAAGCTGAGGCTCAATGCCAGCACGCCCACAAACAGAATGAAGAGAGATGTGGCAAAGAGAATAATCTTATCAATAAAAAATGCCATCATTCTTCGCCAGAAGCCGACATAACGATCCCCCACTATTCAGATTACCTCCCCTGTTCTCTCTCCACCAAAAATTCCCTTCTCATACTGAATAATGGAAACAATGGCAAGAGCAGCCGTCTCCACCTTCAATATATTTTTACCCAAACTCACCGATAGAAAACCCTTTTCCACGGCACTGTCGACTTCTTCTTTTGAAAATCCCCCCTCCGGGCCAATTACAACAGAGATGTCTCTCACCCCTTCATATTTTTCATTACGCAATACCTGTTTGATGCCCCTTTCAGACTCTTCTTCCCAGAAAATAATCTTCAGTTCCTCTCTGTCTCCATCTATGAGCATCTCCTCAAAGGACAGGATTCCCTTAATTTCCGGTATATCTGATCTCCCGCACTTTCTTGCTGCCTCAGTTGCGATATTGAGCCATCTCGTCATCTTAAAGCGTGCCTTGTCCATTGTTAGTTGAGGGATTGATCGTGCCGACTGAAAAGGAACGATCCTGTCCACACCGAGTTCCGTTGCCTTCTGGATAATAAAATCCATTTTGTTTGCCTTCGGAAGGGATTGGAAAAGGGTAATTTTTACACCCTTATCCGGCATCCTGTCCTTTTTTAAGATCTCAATACTGACACCATCAGCGAAGAAGTGCTTAATAACCGTTTCGTATTCCCATCCGGCGCCATCAAAAAGAATCAGATGATCGCCCATCCTCATCCTGAGGACGGACTTCACATACCTGAGGGTTTCTTCCCCGAGCTTACAGTGATCATTCTTCCCTATATTTCCGGGAAAATAGATTCTCGGTACGGTCACCTCTCATTTCCCCCTTTTCGAAGGACATAACAAACCCATTCCTTTTCCGTGATGATGTGGTGGAGGGTAAATTTACCGGTTAAGAAGTGCGACTCGATATCACCTTTATTTTGATCAATAATCCCCGAAATCACCAGATATCCGCCATTTTCAATCAAAGACATTAAATGGGTACGGAGACGTATTAAGATTTTCGCAGTGAGGTTCGCTACAATGAGATCAAATGGTTCACGGATGGTGTTTACATCGCGATTGATAATTTCCACCCTGTCTTCCACATGATTGATCATCACATTCTCCCGTGCAATTTCAGCGGCCTTCTTGTCGATATCCACACAAACGACCCTTTCCGCACCCAATTTCGCGCAGGATATACCCAAAATACCTGTACCCGTCCCTACATCGAGCACCCTCCACTTTTTAATCGTCCTGTATTTCAGAATGATGTCTTCAATGGCTTCCAGGCACATCCTCGTAGAGGGATGCTGGCCGGTCCCGAAGGCCATCCCGGGATCTATGTCAATGACAATGTCCCGGCCAGCGGGGGCATATCGTTCCCAGGTTGGCTTGATGACGATGTTTTTGCTGACCCGAATGGGTTTGAAGTATTTTTTCCACTCCTCTCCCCAGTCCTGGTCTTCAATCGTTTCCGCTTCATAACCCGGCTCTTCGAGTCCGGGAAAGAGCTGGGTGAGACTATTTAAATATGTTTTCAGAGAGGCGATACGATGTTCCAACCGGATATCAACGGGTATATATGCCTTCAGTACCTCTCGCGTTGCAGACACCTCAAAGTCTCCGGGGGATTGAGGCTCCAGTTCTTCCTGATACACGCCCGGAACTCCTATCTCCGTCAAGAAGTTTGATACTGCATCGACCAGATCAGGAGATACCGACAATTCGATCTTCA includes these proteins:
- a CDS encoding AURKAIP1/COX24 domain-containing protein, coding for MGSVVKKRRKKISKHKYKKRLKSNRHKKK
- a CDS encoding RDD family protein, with the protein product MGDRYVGFWRRMMAFFIDKIILFATSLFILFVGVLALSLSFLSHYSDIVPERVAEAAISFVFIYLLITAFISMLYFTYFHGTIGQTFGKMIFGIRVIQSTGEQMTLGIGFLRWVGYSISAIVFCLGFVWIAFDGKKQGWHDKIAGTVVIRVKNTVDGLSSSPKEVIHEEKCLDKEGDIL
- a CDS encoding 16S rRNA (uracil(1498)-N(3))-methyltransferase translates to MTVPRIYFPGNIGKNDHCKLGEETLRYVKSVLRMRMGDHLILFDGAGWEYETVIKHFFADGVSIEILKKDRMPDKGVKITLFQSLPKANKMDFIIQKATELGVDRIVPFQSARSIPQLTMDKARFKMTRWLNIATEAARKCGRSDIPEIKGILSFEEMLIDGDREELKIIFWEEESERGIKQVLRNEKYEGVRDISVVIGPEGGFSKEEVDSAVEKGFLSVSLGKNILKVETAALAIVSIIQYEKGIFGGERTGEVI
- the prmA gene encoding 50S ribosomal protein L11 methyltransferase: MPEFNEKAGGKKGKWLKIELSVSPDLVDAVSNFLTEIGVPGVYQEELEPQSPGDFEVSATREVLKAYIPVDIRLEHRIASLKTYLNSLTQLFPGLEEPGYEAETIEDQDWGEEWKKYFKPIRVSKNIVIKPTWERYAPAGRDIVIDIDPGMAFGTGQHPSTRMCLEAIEDIILKYRTIKKWRVLDVGTGTGILGISCAKLGAERVVCVDIDKKAAEIARENVMINHVEDRVEIINRDVNTIREPFDLIVANLTAKILIRLRTHLMSLIENGGYLVISGIIDQNKGDIESHFLTGKFTLHHIITEKEWVCYVLRKGGNER